Within the Chryseobacterium geocarposphaerae genome, the region TTCCCATTTCAGATTAGAATTTGAAGTGCGAGAAAGCCTTGTTAGCTTCCGCCATTTTGTGAGTATCAGTTTTCTTTTTGAAAGCTGCACCTTCTTCTCTTGAAGCAGCTACAACTTCGTTAGCTAATTTCAAAGCCATAGACTTATCATTTCTAGCTTTAGAATATTTGATTAACCATTTCATTGCCATAGAAATTTTTCTATCAGCTCTGATTGGCATAGGGATTTGGAAGTTAGCTCCACCTACTCTTC harbors:
- the rpsG gene encoding 30S ribosomal protein S7, which produces MRKTKAKKRPLLPDPKFNDQLVTRFVNNLMLDGKKSIAFKIFYDALDIVETKKGDNEKTALEIWKDALTNVMPHVEVRSRRVGGANFQIPMPIRADRKISMAMKWLIKYSKARNDKSMALKLANEVVAASREEGAAFKKKTDTHKMAEANKAFSHFKF